In Kaistella faecalis, a genomic segment contains:
- a CDS encoding GEVED domain-containing protein, with translation MRKILFSLFATAALCATDVMKAQTVLFEDSFETYTDFAIANIGSWTLTDVDLKPTYGFTGITFPNTGVAKSFQVFNSTTTTPPMTPTATSNWTAKTGTKMMVSFAATSSPWNNDWLISPQIGIPAGDGATLTFYGKGCDADYGAEKFKVLVSTTGTGVGTFTAISPLVTTPSDAQWHQYTYDLNNYAGQNIYIAIQTTSDDQFGFAVDDFKVVSNALPTAAPNCATLTTPANNTADVSYKVPLSLAWTAPTTGEAAASYDVYFGTSANPTTLLINTTTLTTTVPISMLTPATTYYWKVVPKNAAGSATGCTDFSFTTMSMPASAPNCATLTSPANGATGIDYLAPRTLTWTAPSSGTVVDSYDVYFGTTANPTTLLVNTTSTTATVPVSQLAASTTYYWRVVPKNDTGAATSCTEFSFTTAANPFAPYCGPLAMTTNTEPITLVNFADINNITSATVNGTPAHENFTTIVGNVTQGSSYTVTLKGNTDGNFTNRFAVFIDWNQNGVLNDAGEVYEITQTIVNSNGTDATQAVQSLAVPANALVGNTRMRVKKIFGTTNYLAPCSGAGYGQVEDYTLNVTSLGVNDNAKTSVKVYPNPVVDMLNVESPNKVKSVSVFDVTGKAVSTHTLNAAKSQINLSKLAPGVYMVNIETENGVQTVKIIKK, from the coding sequence ATGAGAAAAATTCTATTTTCTTTATTTGCAACGGCAGCCTTATGTGCTACTGATGTGATGAAAGCCCAAACGGTTCTGTTCGAAGACAGTTTCGAAACGTATACCGATTTTGCGATTGCAAATATTGGTAGCTGGACGCTTACTGACGTAGATCTGAAACCGACTTACGGCTTTACGGGCATTACTTTTCCCAATACAGGCGTTGCAAAATCCTTCCAGGTTTTCAACTCAACTACCACTACTCCGCCGATGACCCCTACTGCAACTTCAAACTGGACCGCTAAAACCGGTACAAAAATGATGGTGAGCTTTGCGGCGACAAGCAGCCCCTGGAACAACGACTGGCTGATTTCTCCGCAAATTGGGATTCCCGCAGGTGACGGAGCAACCCTTACATTCTATGGCAAAGGATGCGACGCTGATTATGGTGCTGAAAAATTTAAAGTATTAGTATCAACAACCGGAACAGGTGTTGGAACCTTTACCGCTATCAGCCCTCTGGTGACTACACCTTCGGATGCACAGTGGCATCAGTACACTTATGACCTTAACAACTACGCGGGACAAAATATCTACATCGCTATTCAAACTACTTCTGATGACCAGTTCGGCTTCGCAGTAGATGATTTCAAAGTGGTAAGTAATGCGCTGCCAACAGCTGCGCCCAACTGCGCCACCCTTACAACGCCTGCTAATAATACTGCTGATGTAAGCTACAAAGTACCACTATCCCTTGCGTGGACCGCTCCGACAACAGGTGAAGCTGCAGCAAGCTACGATGTATATTTTGGAACCAGCGCTAATCCTACAACACTGTTGATTAATACTACAACGCTTACAACTACTGTACCTATTTCAATGCTGACACCAGCGACAACCTATTACTGGAAAGTTGTTCCTAAAAACGCAGCAGGAAGCGCAACTGGATGTACAGACTTCAGTTTTACTACCATGAGCATGCCTGCATCCGCACCAAACTGTGCAACACTGACCTCACCGGCAAACGGCGCCACAGGAATCGACTATTTAGCACCAAGAACGCTGACTTGGACAGCACCAAGTTCGGGTACTGTAGTTGACAGTTATGATGTATATTTCGGAACAACTGCTAATCCTACTACGCTGCTGGTAAACACGACTTCAACCACAGCTACTGTTCCAGTGAGCCAATTGGCAGCATCTACTACCTATTATTGGAGAGTGGTACCGAAAAACGATACCGGAGCAGCTACTAGCTGCACAGAATTCTCATTCACTACTGCGGCAAATCCATTTGCTCCTTACTGCGGTCCATTGGCAATGACTACTAATACAGAGCCCATTACCCTGGTGAACTTTGCAGACATCAACAACATAACTTCTGCGACTGTAAATGGCACGCCAGCACACGAAAACTTTACCACTATCGTTGGTAATGTAACCCAGGGATCCTCTTACACTGTTACATTAAAAGGTAATACTGACGGAAACTTTACCAACAGATTCGCAGTATTTATCGATTGGAACCAAAACGGGGTACTGAATGATGCTGGTGAAGTTTATGAAATAACCCAAACCATTGTTAACAGCAACGGAACTGATGCTACACAAGCGGTACAATCGCTAGCCGTGCCTGCTAATGCATTAGTTGGCAATACCAGAATGAGAGTTAAGAAAATTTTCGGCACTACCAATTATCTTGCCCCTTGTTCGGGAGCCGGATATGGTCAGGTTGAAGATTACACTCTTAATGTTACTTCACTAGGCGTAAATGACAATGCAAAAACATCAGTAAAAGTTTATCCTAACCCTGTTGTTGATATGCTGAATGTAGAGTCTCCTAATAAGGTAAAATCGGTTTCTGTATTTGATGTTACCGGAAAAGCAGTGTCAACCCATACGCTTAATGCAGCTAAATCTCAGATCAATTTATCTAAATTGGCTCCGGGCGTTTACATGGTAAACATTGAGACAGAAAACGGTGTTCAGACTGTAAAAATCATTAAAAAGTAA
- the rpsF gene encoding 30S ribosomal protein S6: MNNYETVFILTPVLSDAQVEEAVKKFEDLLSSHNCEIVAKENWGLKKLAYPIQLKKNGFYTLIEFKGEGTVVADLELAFKRDERVIRFLTTKLDKHAMEYAVTRRTKVKTAKA; encoded by the coding sequence ATGAACAATTACGAAACTGTTTTCATTTTAACTCCCGTTCTATCTGACGCACAGGTGGAGGAAGCAGTAAAAAAATTCGAAGATCTTTTGAGTTCACACAATTGCGAAATCGTTGCCAAAGAAAATTGGGGACTTAAGAAATTGGCTTATCCAATTCAATTGAAAAAGAATGGTTTTTACACTTTAATCGAATTTAAAGGCGAAGGAACTGTAGTTGCAGATTTAGAACTGGCTTTCAAACGTGATGAGAGAGTTATCCGTTTCTTGACCACTAAACTTGACAAACATGCTATGGAGTATGCTGTAACAAGAAGAACCAAAGTAAAAACTGCAAAAGCTTAA